In Candidatus Reconcilbacillus cellulovorans, a single genomic region encodes these proteins:
- a CDS encoding short-chain dehydrogenase, which translates to MRLKGKIALVTGAGRGIGGAIARGFAREGADVALVSRTAVQLQAQADWISSNTSSRALVLEADVADPEQAQRAVEQTLEAFGRIDVLVNAAGITMVAPSESLAYEDWQKCLRINLDGTFHFCQQVGRDMIRRGEGGSIINITSVVAHAGIPQRAAYAASKGGVMQLTQNLAVEWARHRIRVNAISPGFIRTEIVEELIRRGVHRPEKLEARIPLGRMGTPDDLVGPAVFLASDESAYITGVVLKVDGGWLANGYV; encoded by the coding sequence ATGAGACTGAAAGGCAAAATCGCCCTCGTCACCGGCGCCGGCCGCGGCATCGGCGGCGCGATTGCGCGCGGATTCGCCCGCGAAGGCGCCGACGTCGCGCTCGTCAGCCGCACCGCCGTCCAGCTTCAAGCGCAGGCCGACTGGATTTCCTCCAACACCTCCTCGCGCGCGCTCGTGCTAGAAGCCGACGTCGCCGATCCCGAACAGGCGCAAAGAGCCGTCGAACAGACGCTGGAGGCGTTCGGCCGCATCGACGTATTGGTCAACGCCGCCGGCATCACGATGGTCGCACCATCCGAATCGCTTGCCTACGAAGACTGGCAGAAATGTCTGCGCATCAACCTGGACGGCACGTTTCACTTCTGCCAGCAGGTCGGCCGCGACATGATCCGCCGCGGCGAAGGCGGCAGCATCATCAACATCACCTCCGTCGTCGCCCACGCCGGTATCCCGCAGCGCGCGGCGTACGCGGCGAGCAAAGGCGGCGTCATGCAGCTGACACAAAACCTGGCGGTCGAATGGGCGCGCCATCGCATCCGCGTCAACGCGATTTCGCCCGGTTTTATCCGGACCGAAATCGTCGAGGAGCTGATCCGCCGCGGCGTCCACCGCCCGGAAAAGCTCGAGGCGCGCATCCCGCTCGGCCGCATGGGTACGCCGGACGATCTCGTCGGCCCGGCCGTTTTTCTGGCATCGGACGAATCCGCCTATATCACCGGCGTCGTATTGAAAGTCGACGGCGGCTGGCTGGCGAATGGGTACGTTTGA
- a CDS encoding cytochrome c oxidase subunit I: MDWLTTVDHKKIAILYLFGGLFFFALGGLEAILIRMQLMYPQNDFLDASTYNQVLTMHGTTMIFFAAMPLLFAFMNAVVPLQIGARDVAFPFLNAFSFWVFLFGGILLNVSWFLHGAPDAGWTAYTPLSSDPNYSGRGIDFYVLGLQISGIGSLIGGINFLVTIINMRAPGMTFMRMPMFTWASFITSLLILFAFPAITVGLVLLMFDRLFRANFFDVAAGGNVVLWQHIFWIFGHPEVYILIVPAFGIISEVLSTFSRKRLFGYGSMVFALALIGFLSFMVWAHHMFTTGMGPIANSIFAVATMLIAVPTGIKVFNWVFTIWGGQFKFTTASLFALGFIPTFTMGGVTGVMLASAAADWQYHDSYFVVAHFHYTIVGGLFSGIFAGLFYWWPKMFGRALDERLGKVTFWTFTIGFHLTFFVQHFLGLWGMPRRYYQYLAGQGWDTLNFVSSIGAYLMGFAMLVLVINMIITFRKPKDAPADPWDGRTLEWSMSSPAPEYNFKQIPLVRGIDELFRLKMEGRREPVPAEPVGPIHMPSPSILPFLMALGLFIAGFGFMYADYEFANGVLAALFNNYIVAGAGLALTLACMFLRSVFDDPGYHIEPDELEKGVHA, encoded by the coding sequence ATGGACTGGCTGACGACCGTCGATCACAAGAAAATCGCGATTTTGTACCTGTTCGGCGGTCTGTTTTTCTTTGCGCTCGGCGGGCTCGAGGCGATTCTGATCCGCATGCAGCTGATGTATCCGCAAAACGATTTCCTCGACGCCTCGACGTACAACCAAGTGCTGACGATGCACGGCACGACGATGATCTTTTTCGCGGCGATGCCGCTTCTGTTCGCGTTCATGAACGCGGTCGTGCCGCTTCAGATCGGCGCTCGCGACGTCGCGTTCCCGTTTCTGAACGCGTTCAGCTTCTGGGTATTTCTGTTCGGCGGCATTCTTCTGAACGTCAGTTGGTTTTTGCACGGCGCTCCGGACGCCGGATGGACGGCGTACACGCCGCTGTCGTCGGACCCGAACTACAGCGGCCGCGGCATTGATTTTTACGTGCTCGGCCTGCAGATTTCCGGGATCGGTTCCCTGATCGGCGGCATCAATTTTCTGGTGACGATCATCAATATGCGCGCGCCGGGCATGACGTTCATGCGGATGCCGATGTTCACGTGGGCGTCGTTTATTACGTCGCTGTTGATCCTGTTCGCTTTTCCCGCGATTACGGTCGGGCTCGTGCTGCTGATGTTCGACCGGCTGTTCCGCGCGAACTTTTTCGATGTGGCGGCCGGCGGAAACGTCGTGCTGTGGCAGCACATTTTCTGGATTTTCGGCCATCCCGAAGTGTACATTCTGATCGTGCCGGCGTTCGGCATCATTTCGGAAGTGCTCAGCACGTTTTCGCGCAAGCGGTTGTTCGGCTACGGGTCGATGGTGTTCGCGCTCGCGCTGATCGGATTCTTGAGCTTTATGGTGTGGGCGCACCATATGTTTACGACCGGCATGGGGCCGATCGCCAACTCGATTTTCGCGGTTGCGACGATGCTGATCGCCGTGCCGACGGGCATCAAGGTGTTCAACTGGGTGTTCACCATCTGGGGCGGCCAGTTCAAGTTCACGACGGCCAGTTTGTTCGCACTCGGCTTCATCCCGACGTTCACGATGGGCGGCGTCACCGGCGTCATGCTGGCGTCCGCCGCGGCCGACTGGCAATATCACGATTCGTATTTCGTCGTCGCGCATTTCCACTATACGATCGTAGGCGGTCTGTTCTCGGGCATTTTCGCCGGGCTGTTTTACTGGTGGCCGAAAATGTTTGGCCGCGCGCTCGACGAGCGGCTCGGCAAAGTCACGTTCTGGACGTTTACGATCGGTTTTCATCTGACATTTTTCGTGCAGCATTTCCTCGGGCTGTGGGGGATGCCGCGGCGGTATTATCAGTATTTGGCGGGGCAGGGCTGGGACACGCTGAATTTCGTCAGCTCGATCGGCGCCTATCTGATGGGTTTCGCCATGCTGGTGCTTGTGATCAACATGATCATCACGTTCCGCAAGCCCAAGGACGCGCCCGCCGACCCGTGGGACGGCCGGACGCTGGAGTGGTCGATGTCGTCGCCGGCGCCGGAGTACAATTTCAAACAGATTCCGCTCGTGCGCGGCATCGACGAGCTGTTCAGACTGAAGATGGAAGGACGCCGCGAGCCGGTGCCGGCCGAACCGGTCGGTCCGATTCACATGCCGTCGCCGTCGATTTTGCCGTTCCTGATGGCGCTTGGGCTATTCATCGCCGGTTTCGGGTTCATGTACGCCGATTACGAGTTCGCCAACGGCGTTCTGGCCGCGCTGTTCAACAACTATATCGTCGCCGGCGCCGGGCTGGCGCTGACGCTGGCCTGCATGTTCCTCCGGTCGGTGTTCGACGATCCCGGCTATCACATCGAGCCGGATGAACTGGAGAAAGGGGTGCACGCGTGA
- a CDS encoding cytochrome c oxidase assembly factor CtaG, giving the protein MPAESLLGFREWWSPAALVGTAAVAVLYALIVGPFRSMFPDSRPVPAWRKAAFWCGLAVHYLARGGPVDLLGHFAFSAHMVAMFMAYYLAPPLMLLGCPEWLVRPLFSRPVLRRVFGVLTAPLVTAVLFNAAFSFYHFPAVHDYVMTHYTLHWWYWTGMLAAAFLMWWPIVGPVHDGARLSHLRKIAYLVLNSVLITPACALIIFAGAPMYATYTDAAAWAKALGYCVPAETARALAESGGPLRWSWFSPLEDQQLGGVLMKVLQEFVFGAVLGYLFFSWYREERKKDAEEDAATPGFDAAGRPGEVRP; this is encoded by the coding sequence ATGCCTGCGGAATCGTTGCTCGGTTTTCGCGAATGGTGGAGTCCGGCGGCGCTGGTCGGCACGGCTGCGGTCGCAGTCCTTTACGCGCTGATCGTCGGGCCGTTTCGGTCGATGTTTCCCGATTCGCGGCCCGTGCCGGCCTGGCGGAAGGCGGCGTTTTGGTGCGGGCTGGCGGTGCACTATCTGGCGCGCGGCGGCCCCGTCGATTTGCTCGGGCATTTTGCATTCAGCGCGCATATGGTCGCGATGTTCATGGCGTATTATCTCGCGCCGCCTCTGATGTTGCTCGGCTGTCCGGAGTGGCTGGTGCGTCCGCTTTTTTCTCGGCCGGTGTTGCGGCGGGTGTTCGGTGTTCTGACCGCGCCGCTGGTGACGGCGGTGCTGTTCAATGCGGCGTTTTCGTTTTATCATTTTCCTGCGGTTCACGATTACGTAATGACGCATTATACGCTGCACTGGTGGTACTGGACGGGCATGCTCGCGGCTGCATTTCTGATGTGGTGGCCGATCGTAGGGCCGGTGCACGACGGGGCGCGGCTTTCGCATTTGCGGAAAATTGCCTATTTGGTGCTGAACAGTGTGCTCATTACGCCGGCATGCGCGCTTATTATTTTTGCCGGGGCGCCGATGTATGCGACGTATACGGATGCGGCGGCGTGGGCGAAGGCGCTCGGCTATTGCGTGCCGGCGGAGACGGCGAGGGCTTTGGCGGAATCCGGAGGACCGCTCAGGTGGTCGTGGTTTTCGCCGCTTGAAGACCAGCAGCTCGGCGGCGTGCTGATGAAGGTGTTGCAGGAGTTCGTCTTCGGCGCGGTGCTCGGGTATCTGTTTTTCTCCTGGTACCGGGAAGAGCGGAAAAAGGATGCCGAGGAAGACGCGGCAACGCCCGGTTTCGACGCCGCCGGGCGGCCGGGGGAGGTGCGGCCGTGA
- a CDS encoding cytochrome (ubi)quinol oxidase subunit III, which produces MAAHAHHAAETGLPAEPERATAEGRNKILGFWLFLGGETVLFGCLFATFIGLRHNIGNGPSPSELFDLRLVALATFFLLTSSLTSVFAVQAMHRHQLRQLIGWFGVTVLLGLGFLILEIYEFVHYVHEGHTFTTSAFSSAFYTLVGFHGGHVLFGILWISLLMAQFAVKGLTTVTAPKAYVAALYWHFVDLVWVFIFTIVYLMGMVG; this is translated from the coding sequence ATGGCGGCGCATGCGCATCACGCCGCGGAGACGGGGTTGCCTGCCGAGCCCGAACGCGCGACGGCCGAGGGGCGCAACAAGATTTTGGGCTTCTGGCTGTTTCTCGGCGGCGAGACGGTGTTGTTCGGCTGCCTGTTCGCGACGTTTATCGGTTTGAGGCATAATATCGGCAACGGTCCGAGCCCGAGTGAATTATTCGATCTGCGGCTCGTGGCACTGGCGACGTTTTTCCTGTTGACGAGCAGTCTGACGAGCGTCTTCGCCGTTCAGGCGATGCACCGGCACCAGCTGCGGCAACTGATCGGCTGGTTCGGCGTGACGGTGTTGCTCGGGCTCGGCTTTTTGATCCTGGAAATTTATGAATTCGTCCATTATGTGCATGAGGGCCACACGTTCACAACGAGTGCGTTCAGTTCGGCGTTTTATACGCTGGTCGGATTTCACGGCGGTCACGTGCTGTTCGGCATTTTGTGGATTTCGCTGCTGATGGCGCAGTTTGCCGTCAAGGGGCTGACGACGGTGACGGCGCCGAAAGCCTATGTCGCCGCGCTGTACTGGCACTTCGTCGACCTCGTGTGGGTGTTCATTTTCACGATCGTATACCTGATGGGGATGGTGGGCTGA
- a CDS encoding cytochrome c oxidase subunit II, which yields MRSWRRWLTRLGVFGTILLLAGCGRDDVSALQPKGPAADDARFLIVLTSGVMILVLLVVFVLYTYALIRFRWKGQKEYPKQVEGNMKLEILWTVIPFILLIIIGTPTLVYTFKLDRDHTNDPETLKVKVTAHQFWWEFEYPDYKLKTAQEVVIPVGKKVAFQLESADVIHSFWVPSLGGKKDANPGLTQTLTLQADEPGVYQGQCAELCGLSHANMYFRVKAVSQEEFDRWVADMQRPPQVALSDKAKQGEQIFKQSCLVCHAAYVTDDATGQMKLSGGSAGPSLVNVADRETIAGILLNRAHGEADVDPAKVRENLTVWLKDPQSVKPGNLMPNVQNVEGSKMEYTVAGGPLSDEQLEALVEFLMAQKQQ from the coding sequence GTGCGGAGTTGGAGACGGTGGCTGACCCGGCTCGGGGTTTTCGGAACGATCTTGCTGCTGGCGGGTTGCGGGCGCGACGACGTGTCGGCGCTTCAGCCGAAAGGCCCGGCCGCCGACGACGCCCGGTTCCTGATCGTGCTGACGAGCGGCGTCATGATTTTGGTGCTGCTGGTCGTGTTTGTGCTGTACACATATGCGCTTATTCGATTCCGCTGGAAGGGACAGAAAGAATATCCCAAACAAGTAGAAGGGAATATGAAATTGGAAATTCTATGGACGGTCATCCCGTTCATCCTACTGATCATTATCGGGACTCCGACGCTCGTCTACACGTTCAAGCTGGATCGCGATCATACGAACGATCCGGAAACGCTGAAGGTGAAAGTAACCGCCCACCAATTCTGGTGGGAGTTCGAATATCCCGACTATAAACTGAAGACGGCGCAGGAAGTCGTCATTCCCGTCGGTAAAAAGGTGGCGTTCCAACTCGAATCGGCGGACGTCATCCATTCGTTCTGGGTGCCGTCGCTCGGCGGCAAGAAGGACGCCAATCCCGGTCTAACCCAGACGCTGACGCTCCAGGCGGACGAGCCGGGCGTCTATCAGGGCCAATGCGCCGAGTTGTGCGGGTTGTCGCACGCGAACATGTATTTCCGCGTCAAAGCCGTTTCGCAGGAAGAGTTCGACCGGTGGGTCGCCGACATGCAGCGGCCGCCTCAGGTCGCGCTGTCGGACAAGGCGAAGCAGGGCGAACAGATTTTTAAACAGTCGTGTCTCGTCTGCCACGCGGCCTACGTGACGGACGACGCGACCGGCCAGATGAAACTGAGCGGCGGTTCGGCCGGTCCGAGCCTCGTCAACGTGGCCGACCGCGAGACGATTGCGGGCATTTTGCTGAACCGCGCGCACGGTGAAGCGGACGTCGATCCGGCGAAAGTGCGGGAAAACCTGACGGTCTGGCTGAAAGATCCGCAAAGCGTCAAGCCGGGCAACCTGATGCCCAACGTGCAAAACGTCGAGGGCAGCAAGATGGAATATACGGTGGCCGGCGGGCCGCTGTCCGACGAACAGCTCGAAGCGTTGGTCGAGTTTCTGATGGCGCAGAAGCAGCAATGA
- a CDS encoding flagellar motor protein MotA (With Mot B forms the ion channels that couple flagellar rotation to proton/sodium motive force across the membrane and forms the stator elements of the rotary flagellar machine.) gives MERSTIIGILLGVIAVGGGMYFKHAPFAMLINPAAFLIIIVGTTASIFVAFPMSDLKKIPHLFRIVFTRQKLLSKKRLIGMFVEWVTIARREGLLALENKLDEIEDPFLKNGLRMIIDGNDQDFIHDVLMEEIRAMEERHRSGAQIFSQAGTYAPTLGVLGAVVGLIAALGNLSDIDQLGVSIAAAFVATMLGIFTGYVLWHPMANKLRQLSKKEVELKLMMIEGLLSIQAGISAIAIEQKLSVFLTPTERAEEEEKAEEEDEAKGEAAHEGQGKAKALVS, from the coding sequence ATGGAACGGTCGACGATCATCGGCATCCTGCTCGGCGTGATCGCCGTCGGCGGCGGCATGTATTTCAAACACGCGCCGTTCGCGATGTTGATCAACCCGGCCGCCTTTCTCATCATCATCGTCGGAACGACGGCGTCGATCTTCGTCGCCTTTCCGATGTCCGACCTAAAGAAAATTCCGCATCTGTTCCGGATCGTCTTCACGCGCCAGAAACTTCTATCCAAAAAACGGCTGATCGGCATGTTCGTCGAGTGGGTGACGATCGCCCGCCGCGAAGGATTGCTCGCACTGGAAAACAAGCTGGACGAGATCGAGGACCCGTTCCTCAAAAACGGATTGCGCATGATCATCGACGGCAACGACCAGGATTTCATCCACGACGTCCTGATGGAAGAAATCCGAGCCATGGAAGAACGCCACCGTTCCGGCGCGCAGATTTTCTCGCAGGCCGGCACGTATGCGCCGACGCTCGGCGTGCTCGGCGCCGTCGTCGGATTGATCGCCGCCCTCGGCAACCTGAGCGACATCGACCAGCTCGGCGTATCGATCGCCGCCGCGTTCGTGGCGACGATGCTCGGTATTTTCACCGGCTACGTGCTGTGGCACCCGATGGCGAACAAACTGCGGCAGCTCTCGAAGAAAGAAGTCGAACTCAAACTGATGATGATCGAAGGGCTGCTGTCGATCCAGGCCGGTATCTCCGCCATCGCGATCGAGCAGAAATTGTCCGTCTTCCTGACGCCGACCGAACGCGCGGAAGAAGAGGAAAAAGCCGAGGAGGAAGACGAGGCGAAAGGGGAGGCGGCGCATGAAGGGCAAGGCAAGGCTAAGGCACTCGTCTCATGA
- a CDS encoding mandelate racemase — protein sequence MKIVNIRATTVTVPLEAPLLHSNGAHWGRFVRTIVEVETDEGLVGYGEMGGGGESAENAFRALKTYLVGHDPFQLEELRFKICNPTASLYNNRTQLLAAIEFACLDLVGKKLNVPVYKLLGGKVRDRVPFASYLFFRHPNERTGEGEIYTPDQLVAYCRELKRKYGFTTHKLKGGVFPPDYELECYRALAAAFPGDRLRYDPNAALSVEEAIRFGRAIEGLNNDYFEDPTWGLNGMRRVRQFVRIPTATNTVVVNFEQLAANVLNPAVDVVLLDTTFWGGIRPCVKAAGVCETFQLGVAVHSSGELGIQLATMLHLGAVVPNLAFAADAHYHHLTDDILVGGKLRYESGAIRVPDGPGLGVEIDRDKLAKYAELYRELGPYPYDRDPKRPGWFPLIPNDRWATPPSR from the coding sequence TTGAAAATCGTCAACATCCGCGCAACTACCGTCACGGTTCCGCTCGAAGCGCCGCTGTTGCACAGTAACGGCGCGCACTGGGGGCGTTTCGTGCGCACGATTGTCGAAGTCGAGACCGACGAAGGCCTCGTCGGCTATGGCGAAATGGGCGGGGGCGGCGAAAGCGCGGAAAACGCCTTCCGCGCGCTCAAAACGTATCTCGTCGGCCACGATCCTTTTCAGTTGGAAGAGCTGCGGTTCAAAATCTGTAATCCGACCGCCAGTCTCTACAACAACCGGACACAGCTTCTCGCCGCGATCGAGTTCGCCTGTCTCGACCTCGTCGGCAAGAAACTGAACGTGCCCGTATACAAGCTGCTCGGCGGCAAAGTGCGCGACCGCGTGCCGTTTGCAAGCTACCTGTTTTTCCGACACCCGAACGAACGGACCGGCGAAGGCGAAATCTACACGCCCGACCAGCTCGTCGCCTATTGCCGGGAGCTGAAGCGCAAATACGGCTTTACGACGCACAAGCTTAAGGGCGGTGTCTTCCCGCCGGATTACGAGCTGGAATGCTATCGCGCGCTTGCCGCCGCCTTTCCCGGCGACCGGCTGCGCTACGATCCGAACGCCGCGCTCAGCGTCGAGGAAGCGATCCGCTTCGGCCGCGCGATCGAAGGGCTGAACAACGATTATTTCGAAGACCCGACTTGGGGATTAAACGGCATGCGCCGCGTCCGCCAGTTCGTCCGCATCCCGACGGCGACCAACACTGTCGTCGTCAATTTCGAGCAACTGGCGGCCAACGTGCTGAACCCGGCGGTCGACGTCGTTTTGCTCGACACGACGTTCTGGGGCGGCATCCGGCCGTGCGTCAAGGCGGCCGGCGTCTGCGAGACGTTCCAGCTCGGCGTCGCCGTTCATTCGTCGGGCGAGCTCGGCATCCAACTGGCGACGATGCTGCATCTCGGCGCCGTCGTGCCGAACCTCGCGTTCGCGGCGGACGCGCATTACCACCATTTGACCGACGACATTCTGGTCGGCGGCAAACTGCGGTATGAAAGCGGCGCCATCCGCGTGCCTGACGGGCCGGGGCTCGGCGTCGAGATCGATCGCGACAAACTGGCGAAATACGCGGAACTGTACCGGGAACTGGGGCCGTATCCCTACGACCGCGATCCGAAGCGGCCGGGCTGGTTCCCGCTCATTCCGAACGACCGGTGGGCGACGCCGCCGAGCCGATAA
- a CDS encoding SAM-dependent methyltransferase: MEWQAGLYDRHYGFVSEYGKGLLPLLAPKPGERILDLGCGTGDLTAEIHRSGAEVIGVDRSEAMIREARRKFPSIEFVCADAVTFESGRSFHAVFSNAVLHWIRDAEALLRNVYRLLLPGGRFVAEFGGAGNVRTIEDAIRRVMARRGRVAESPWFFPTIGEYAVLMEKAGFCVVFAAHFERMTELEDGENGLDHWIRMFAFPYLAELSEAEIRSLIEDVKAQVRDHLFYDGKWHADYRRIRVAAVRED; the protein is encoded by the coding sequence GTGGAATGGCAGGCCGGATTGTACGACCGCCATTATGGATTCGTCTCGGAATACGGAAAAGGTTTGTTGCCGCTGCTGGCGCCGAAGCCCGGGGAACGCATTCTCGATCTGGGGTGCGGGACGGGGGATTTGACCGCGGAAATTCATCGCAGCGGGGCGGAGGTGATCGGCGTCGACCGGTCCGAGGCGATGATCCGGGAGGCGAGGCGGAAGTTTCCATCGATTGAATTCGTATGCGCGGATGCGGTGACTTTTGAAAGCGGGCGGTCGTTTCACGCGGTATTTTCGAACGCGGTGCTGCACTGGATTCGGGATGCGGAAGCGTTGTTGCGGAATGTTTACCGCCTGCTGTTGCCGGGAGGGCGGTTCGTTGCCGAATTCGGCGGAGCGGGAAACGTCCGGACGATTGAGGACGCGATTCGTCGCGTGATGGCGAGGCGAGGCCGGGTAGCGGAATCGCCGTGGTTTTTTCCGACGATCGGCGAGTATGCGGTGCTGATGGAGAAAGCGGGGTTCTGCGTCGTGTTCGCCGCCCATTTCGAGCGCATGACCGAGCTGGAGGACGGGGAAAACGGGCTTGATCATTGGATCCGCATGTTTGCGTTTCCGTACCTGGCGGAATTGTCGGAGGCGGAAATCCGGAGCCTGATCGAGGACGTGAAAGCGCAAGTGCGGGACCATCTCTTTTATGACGGAAAATGGCATGCGGATTACCGCCGGATTCGCGTGGCGGCAGTGCGGGAGGACTGA
- a CDS encoding MBL fold metallo-hydrolase, whose protein sequence is MRRENNGLTLVDTALPYSVKRILRAAEKIGMPIKRIVLTHAHADHVGALDGLKRVLPDVPVHISGRDAKLMAGDRTVDPGEPDDPIRGSFPRKLKTRPEILLRDGDRIGSLLAISAPGHTPGSMAFLDVRNGCLIAGDAFQTRGGLAVSGQRRFGFPFPAMATWNRRVALESARKLREYRPERLAVGHGDMLERPAAAIDRAIAEAERNLEGNEGRSERP, encoded by the coding sequence CTGCGCCGAGAAAACAACGGTCTGACGCTTGTCGATACCGCGCTTCCGTACAGCGTGAAAAGAATTTTGCGGGCGGCCGAAAAAATCGGCATGCCGATCAAGCGGATTGTCCTGACGCACGCGCATGCCGACCATGTGGGCGCGCTCGACGGGCTGAAGCGAGTGTTGCCGGACGTGCCCGTCCATATTTCCGGCCGGGATGCCAAGCTTATGGCCGGAGACCGGACGGTGGATCCCGGCGAGCCGGACGACCCGATACGCGGATCTTTTCCCCGGAAGTTGAAAACGCGGCCGGAAATTTTGCTTCGGGACGGGGACCGGATCGGATCGCTTCTGGCCATTTCCGCTCCGGGACATACACCGGGGTCGATGGCCTTTCTGGATGTGCGCAACGGCTGTCTTATCGCCGGTGACGCCTTTCAGACCCGGGGAGGTTTGGCCGTATCGGGACAAAGGCGGTTTGGCTTTCCGTTCCCCGCGATGGCGACATGGAACCGACGGGTCGCGCTGGAAAGTGCAAGGAAGTTGCGGGAATACCGGCCTGAACGGCTTGCCGTCGGGCACGGCGACATGCTGGAACGACCTGCGGCCGCCATCGACCGGGCGATTGCCGAAGCCGAGCGGAATCTCGAAGGAAACGAGGGACGGTCCGAAAGACCGTAG
- a CDS encoding transposase, translated as MPQRISHDRLFKQLISTFFEDFMTLFFPEAARHIDFSHLAFLRQELFTDVARGDVRYVDLLVETKLKGEDGVIVVHVETQAARQRDFHERMFLYFARLYEKLRKRIVPVAVFGYRRGEDEPDGFEMVFPFLEVLTFRFYALELGKLNWRAYAEKDNPVAAALLAKMGYGQEERVQVRLSFLRMLARLKLDPARARLVAGFFEAYMPMEEGEEAMLREELKSLGQEERESVFEVMTYWEKKGFQKGLEQGLEQGQLKERRELAKRMLAKGMPEPEVRELTGLSEEELAGLRSNGATGEG; from the coding sequence ATGCCGCAGCGCATCTCCCACGACCGGCTGTTCAAACAGCTGATCTCGACGTTCTTCGAAGACTTCATGACCTTGTTTTTTCCCGAAGCCGCGCGCCATATCGACTTCTCCCACCTTGCGTTTTTGCGCCAGGAGCTGTTCACTGACGTCGCGCGCGGCGACGTGCGCTACGTCGACCTGCTCGTCGAAACGAAGCTCAAGGGCGAAGACGGCGTCATCGTCGTGCATGTCGAGACGCAGGCGGCGCGGCAGCGGGATTTTCACGAGCGGATGTTTTTGTATTTTGCGCGGTTGTACGAGAAGCTGCGCAAGCGGATCGTGCCGGTGGCGGTGTTCGGATACCGGCGCGGGGAAGACGAACCGGACGGGTTCGAGATGGTGTTCCCGTTTTTGGAGGTGTTGACGTTTCGGTTTTATGCGCTGGAGCTGGGGAAGCTGAACTGGCGGGCGTATGCGGAGAAGGACAATCCGGTGGCGGCGGCGCTGCTGGCGAAGATGGGGTATGGGCAAGAGGAACGGGTGCAGGTGCGGCTTTCGTTTTTGCGGATGTTGGCGCGGCTGAAGCTGGATCCGGCGCGTGCACGGCTGGTGGCGGGGTTTTTCGAGGCATACATGCCGATGGAGGAGGGGGAGGAAGCGATGTTGCGGGAGGAACTGAAGTCGCTGGGGCAGGAGGAGCGGGAGTCGGTGTTCGAGGTGATGACGTATTGGGAAAAGAAGGGATTTCAGAAGGGGTTGGAACAAGGATTGGAGCAAGGACAACTGAAAGAGCGGCGGGAGCTGGCAAAGCGGATGTTGGCGAAAGGGATGCCGGAGCCGGAGGTGCGGGAGCTGACGGGACTGTCGGAAGAAGAACTGGCGGGGCTTCGGTCGAACGGCGCGACCGGAGAAGGGTGA